The proteins below come from a single Miscanthus floridulus cultivar M001 chromosome 1, ASM1932011v1, whole genome shotgun sequence genomic window:
- the LOC136481595 gene encoding pumilio homolog 24-like: protein MAGGGDLQGAKKRKREHAEGKAKPRPHVKGGGDGAKRKKHSAGGGYAADGGAGEAVARKKTPVTPKEKRLAAKEMSEARKMKRKRHYSLEKELTKLWEKMRCHDVSKEERSKVVSEAIKKMDGKYLDIATSHITARVLQTCVKWCSQSERDAIFDVLHPHLLDLSRKKYAVFLVKKLVELVSKKQFASFISSLHGRVAKLLHHTIGAAVVDYAFQRGTKRQKRQLLLELYSTELQLFQDLTLQSSCCLIDTISKLGLQISSVLQYMTIVIHKILEKGTVEYSIVHTAILEYFTIADKTSASDVICQLTPLLTQGALIIDGDEPSNAPELPKKTKAKKKRSKEPLIIRIMQTREGLKLGITCLKHGSAKDRKKIIKSLKGHIMKLALSDFGCLFLICIISIVDDTKLVSKIVIQELAKHIKQLIFDKNGRRPLLQLLHPLCSRYLSPDDLACLNYNVPSLSPTEGDTSENELDGVTDEDPNGLEGMQIVSESKKDPLQRRHELLVKSELAEALIQSCLENVGELLRTNFGKEVLYEITVGGKDNVLEGLTDRIHMLHDAIVFDAAQPKTEDIEHAFENFFSSRVIRRMIIDCPAFAVILWRKALEGKCNIWAEGHSSKVVAGFLESPSKEVKDLAKPELQPLVDAGILKVLDPKVVQK, encoded by the exons ATGGCGGGCGGCGGCGATCTCCAGGGCGCGAAGAAGCGCAAGCGCGAGCACGCGGAAGGGAAGGCCAAGCCTCGGCCGCATGTTAAGGGAGGCGGGGACGGAGCGAAGCGGAAGAAGCACTCGGCCGGCGGCGGCTACGCGGCCGATGGCGGGGCCGGAGAGGCTGTGGCGAGGAAGAAGACCCCGGTTACCCCCAAGGAGAAGCGCCTCGCGGCCAAG GAAATGTCGGAGGCCAGGAAGATGAAGAGGAAGCGGCATTACAGCCTTGAGAAG GAACTAACGAAACTGTGGGAAAAGATGAGATGCCACGATGTGAGCAAAGAGGAGAGGTCCAA GGTAGTAAGTGAGGCTATCAAGAAAATGGATGGGAAATATTTGGATATCGCCACATCACATATTACTGCCCGTGTTCTTCAA ACATGTGTAAAGTGGTGCTCACAGTCAGAGAGGGATGCTATTTTTGATGTTCTACATCCACATTTGCTCGATCTTTCTCGCAAGAAATATGCGGTTTTCCTTGTAAAGAAGCTTGTAGAACTCG TCTCTAAAAAACAGTTTGCCAGTTTCATCTCTTCTCTTCATGGTCGtgttgccaaacttcttcatcatACTATAGGAGCTGCAG TCGTTGATTATGCATTTCAGCGGGGAACAAAACGTCAGAAAAGACAGTTGTTACTGGAACTGTACTCCACTGAACTTCAGCTATTCCAGGATCTGACTTTGCAAAGTTCCTGCTG TTTGATAGATACAATTTCCAAGCTTGGGTTGCAGATATCATCTGTCCTGCAGTACATGACTATTGTGATTCATAAAATACTGGAGAAAGGTACTGTTGAGTATTCAATAGTGCACACGGCCATATTGGAGTACTTTACAATTGCAGATAAG ACCTCAGCCTCGGACGTTATTTGTCAACTTACCCCCCTTCTTACTCAAGGAGCATTAATCATAGATGGAGATGAACCATCAAATGCTCCGGAGCTACCAAAGAAAACAAAAGCTAAGAAGAAAAGGTCGAAAGAGCCACTTATCATTAGGATCATGCAGACAAGGGAAGGATTAAAACTAGGAATTACTTGCCTCAAGCATGGCAGTGCAAAG GACAGGAAGAAGATCATTAAAAGTTTGAAGGGGCACATTATGAAGCTTGCTCTAAGTGATTTTGGATGTCTT TTCCTTATCTGCATTATTTCCATTGTTGATGACACAAAGCTTGTTTCTAAG ATTGTCATTCAAGAGCTGGCAAAACATATAAAGCAACTCATTTTTGACAAG AATGGGAGACGACCATTGCTGCAACTACTTCACCCTCTTTGCTCACGCTATCTTTCTCCGGATGATCTGGCTTGTCTGAACTACAATGTACCTTCTCTTAGTCCAACAGAG GGTGACACATCAGAAAATGAACTAGATGGTGTGACTGATGAAGATCCCAATGGCTTAGAAGGCATGCAAATTGTGTCTGAGAGCAAGAAGGATCCATTACAAAGGCGACATGAACTGTTGGTCAagagtgagctggccgag GCTCTCATCCAATCATGCCTTGAAAATGTTGGAGAATTACTTCGAACAAATTTTGGCAAAGAAGTATTATATGAG ATCACTGTTGGTGGTAAAGACAATGTGTTGGAGGGCCTCACTGATAGGATCCACATGTTGCATGATGCAATAGTGTTTGATGCAGCCCAACCGAAGACTGAAGATATTGAACATGCATTTGAGAACTTCTTTTCCAGCCGTGTAATCAGAAGAATGATAATTGACTGTCCAGCATTTGCAGTCATTCTCTGGAGAAAGGCTCTTGAAGGGAAGTGCAATATATGGGCTGAAGGACACAG TTCGAAGGTGGTTGCAGGTTTCCTGGAATCGCCAAGTAAGGAGGTCAAGGATCTTGCAAAACCTGAGCTGCAGCCACTGGTTGATGCTGGCATCCTTAAAGTGCTAGACCCTAAGGTTGTTCAGAAATGA